A DNA window from Eikenella exigua contains the following coding sequences:
- a CDS encoding phosphoribosyltransferase encodes MSEKIWYTYDEIHQAIRHLAQKIQASGTRYDAMIAIGGGGFIPARMLRSFINIPIYAITTAYYCNDHSHTPRDSVQKIQWLDPMPESLKGKHVLVVDEVDDSRVTLQFCLEQLQQEDFASMGVAVLHEKIKAKKGILPPDIAYFSGLVTPDWWINYPWDADDITEHNALAAQKPQLP; translated from the coding sequence ATGTCGGAAAAAATTTGGTACACCTACGACGAGATTCATCAAGCCATCCGCCATCTGGCGCAAAAAATCCAAGCGTCCGGCACTCGCTACGATGCGATGATCGCCATTGGCGGCGGCGGTTTCATCCCCGCGCGGATGCTGCGTAGCTTCATCAATATTCCAATCTACGCCATCACCACCGCCTATTACTGTAACGACCACAGCCACACCCCCCGCGATTCCGTGCAGAAAATCCAATGGCTCGACCCCATGCCGGAAAGCCTGAAAGGCAAACACGTTTTGGTGGTGGACGAAGTGGACGACAGCCGCGTTACCTTACAGTTCTGCCTCGAGCAGCTGCAACAAGAAGACTTTGCCTCGATGGGTGTGGCTGTATTGCACGAAAAAATCAAAGCAAAAAAAGGCATCCTCCCGCCCGATATCGCCTATTTCAGCGGTCTGGTTACGCCCGATTGGTGGATCAACTACCCCTGGGATGCCGACGACATCACCGAACACAACGCACTAGCCGCTCAAAAACCGCAACTGCCCTAA